The Deltaproteobacteria bacterium genomic sequence ATCTGCGCGATCAACGGCCACGCGCGCGCGGGCGGCTTCGACCTGATGCTCGCGAGCGAGCTGCGCTTCGCGGTACCCGAAGCGACGTTCGCGCTCGAAGAGGTCGCGCTCGGCCTCTACCCCACCGGCAATGCCACGGTGCTGCTCCCGCGCCAGATCGGCTGGGTGCACGCACACGAGTTGTTACTGACCGCGCAGCCGATCGACGCGCAGCGCGCGCTGCGGATCGGCCTCGTGAACGACCTGGTGCCGCGCGCCGAGCTGCTTCCGCGCGCGCTCGCCGCCGCGAGCGCGATCGCCGCCAACGGGCCGCTCGCCGTGCGGGCCACGCGCTCCGGCGTGCGCGAGCTGCTCGCGCTGCCCCTCGCCGACGCCTACGTGCGCCAGGAGCAGCTCGGCCGCCCCTTGCGCAAGACCGAGGACGCGCGCGAGGCGCAGCGCGCGTTCGTCGAGAAGCGCAAGCCGAACTT encodes the following:
- a CDS encoding enoyl-CoA hydratase/isomerase family protein, whose translation is MPVRLDRPAPHVALVTLDRPARGNSLDPAMLCDLAAAWRELASDDATRAIVLTGAGERVFCSGMDMTRTIPAAQALARGEQIDPRDFEGLRNVSTSLLAGFDLGKPLICAINGHARAGGFDLMLASELRFAVPEATFALEEVALGLYPTGNATVLLPRQIGWVHAHELLLTAQPIDAQRALRIGLVNDLVPRAELLPRALAAASAIAANGPLAVRATRSGVRELLALPLADAYVRQEQLGRPLRKTEDAREAQRAFVEKRKPNFTGR